A stretch of Lactuca sativa cultivar Salinas chromosome 6, Lsat_Salinas_v11, whole genome shotgun sequence DNA encodes these proteins:
- the LOC111905424 gene encoding 60S ribosomal protein L13a-4 yields MGIAEKEEYEGKRVRFLGWFDRHHHTMIPHKTKRGAATLARLKIYEGFPTTYNRKKRMVISDALKVLRLTAGHKYCLLGQLSSEVGWNHYETIKYTY; encoded by the exons ATGGGAATAGCAGAGAAGGAAGAATACGAGGGGAAAAGGGTTCGTTTTCTTGGTTGGTTTGATCGTCATCATCACAC TATGATCCCACACAAAACCAAGCGTGGAGCTGCTACACTTGCAAGGTTGAAGATTTATGAAGGATTCCCAACTACATACAACAGGAAAAAGAGGATGGTCATCTCTGATGCCCTCAA GGTTTTGAGGCTCACTGCGGGACACAAGTACTGCTTGCTTGGACAGCTTTCATCTGAAGTTGGATGGAATCACTATGAgacaatcaag taTACATATTAA